One window from the genome of Hippoglossus hippoglossus isolate fHipHip1 chromosome 10, fHipHip1.pri, whole genome shotgun sequence encodes:
- the LOC117769833 gene encoding uncharacterized protein LOC117769833, translated as RSFLCLCFPGPEPDITAVIQVPPSDTVSSGDSVTLQCSVLSDSDNHTCPTYDKLYWFRANESHASLVYVHGSSGDECDRSLEAHSPHRCVFNFCKSFSSSDFGTYYCAVVTCGEILFGQGIKLENEVVNIWTVQKANTVLCLLIAALAISLIVIVVLIKKKMCDCCKAGVSLQTEAAAVGGNPPSQQRHEDSLVYSAPTFTRRKAGKTTGRGNVKPADEETVYSDIRVYAID; from the exons cgttcatttttgtgtttgtgtttcccaggACCAGAACCTGATATAACTGCCGTCATTCAAGTCCCTCCATCTGATACGGTCAGTTCAGGAgactctgtgactctgcagtGTTCCGTCCTGTCCGACTCTGACAACCACACATGTCCAACATATGACAAGCTGTACTGGTTCAGAGCTAATGAATCTCATGCCAGTTTAGTTTATGTTCATGGCAGTAGTGGTGATGAATGCGACAGGAGCCTTGAAGCTCACTCACCCCACAGATGTGTCTTCAATTTCTGTAAGAGTTTTAGTTCCTCTGATTTTGGGACTTATTACTGCGCTGTGGTCACATGTGGAGAGATTTTATTTGGACAAGgaataaaactggaaaatgaag TGGTCAACATCTGGACTGTACAGAAGGCCAATACAGTTCTGTGTCTGTTAATTGCTGCATTGGCTATAAGTCTGATTGTTATCGTCGTCCTGATCaagaagaaaatgtgtgatTGTTGCAAAG CTGGAGTTTCTTTACaaacagaggctgcagcagtcGGTGGTAATCCGCCAAGTCAGCAG AGACACGAGGACTCATTGGTTTATTCTGCACCAACCTTCACCAGGAGGAAGGCTGGAAAAACAACCGGGAGAGGAAATGTAAAACCTGCAGATGAAGAAACAGTCTACTCTGATATCAGAGTTTATGCGATAGATTAA
- the LOC117769834 gene encoding uncharacterized protein LOC117769834, producing MLILFQLLLLLGATRSAFDQIFETKTVDVGDDVKLTCSRQKSIFTSPKLFWIRLVSGNLPEFLGGTHSHDHPSVKKTPHFTVKQEPGSFVLYINKTEPSDAGVYYCIEQETLDMKLLNGTFLKIKGPEPDITAVIQVPPSDTVSSGDSVTLQCSVLSDSDNHTCPRYDKLYWFRADESHPSLVYVHGSSGDECDRSLEAHSPHRCVFNFCKSFSSSDFGTYYCAVVTCGEILFGQGIKLENEALNIWTVQKANTVLCLLSATLAISLIVIVVLIQEKMCDCCKAGVSLQTEAAAVGGNPPSQQLPQRHEDSLFYSTATFTRRKAGKITGRRISFMA from the exons ATGCTGATCTTATTccaactactgctgctgctcggagCGACGC gAAGCGCATTCGATCAGATCTTTGAGACAAAGACTGTTGATGTCGGAGATGACGTGAAGTTGACGTGCAGCCGCCAGAAGTCGATTTTCACATCCCCAAAACTTTTTTGGATCAGGCTTGTTTCTGGAAACTTGCCTGAATTCTTGGGAGGAACACATTCCCATGATCACCCTAGTGTTAAGAAGACTCCTCACTTTACAGTCAAACAAGAGCCTGGAAGCTTTGTTCTGTACATTAATAAAACAGAGCCGAGTGATGCTGGAGTTTACTACTGCATAGAACAAGAAACACTTGACATGAAATTATTGAAtggaacatttctgaaaattaaag gACCAGAACCTGATATAACTGCCGTCATTCAAGTCCCTCCATCTGATACGGTCAGTTCAGGAgactctgtgactctgcagtGTTCCGTCCTGTCCGACTCTGACAACCACACATGTCCAAGATATGACAAGCTGTACTGGTTCAGAGCTGATGAATCTCATCCCAGTTTAGTTTATGTTCATGGCAGTAGTGGTGATGAATGCGACAGGAGCCTTGAAGCTCACTCACCCCACAGATGTGTCTTCAATTTCTGTAAGAGTTTTAGTTCCTCTGATTTTGGGACTTATTACTGCGCTGTGGTCACATGTGGAGAGATTTTATTTGGACAAGgaataaaactggaaaatgaag CACTCAACATCTGGACTGTACAGAAGGCCAATACAGTTCTGTGTCTGTTAAGTGCTACATTGGCTATAAGTCTGATTGTTATTGTCGTCCTGATCCAGGAGAAAATGTGTGATTGTTGCAAAG CTGGAGTTTCTTTACaaacagaggctgcagcagtcGGTGGTAATCCGCCAAGTCAGCAG cTTCCCCAGAGACACGAGGACTCATTGTTTTATTCTACAGCGACCTTCACCAGGAGGAAGGCTGGAAAAATAACCGGGAGACGAATTTCATTCATGGCTTGA